One segment of Brassica napus cultivar Da-Ae chromosome C3, Da-Ae, whole genome shotgun sequence DNA contains the following:
- the LOC106351257 gene encoding putative L-type lectin-domain containing receptor kinase I.1: MAQRLHLLLSIILFVNLIRFSNQQDLSFVYNGFNQGQGGLLLDGLAKIQLPGGLLQLTDATAQQKGHAFFNRPFDFGSASSSQSLSFWTHFVCALVPKPGADGGHGIAFVLSSSKDLTQADPTQYLGLFNISTNGSPSSQILAIELDTVESAEFDDIDKNHVGIDENNLHSVVSAPASYYSDREGTNKSLTLLSGDPIQVWIDYEDTLLNVTLAPLRNQKPSKPLLSRNINLTSVFPDRKAFVGFSAATGSLISYQYILGWSFSTSRVSLQSLDFSKLPTVPRPKIPKKTSSLLIILLVILGLLVMAVLVGVCVYKRKKYAEVKEPWEKPYGPLRYTYKSLYKATGGFKRDGRLGKGGFGEVFKGTMPLVGDIAVKRLSHDAEQGMKQFVAEVVTMGSLQHKNLVPLLGYCRRKGELLLVSKYMEGGSVDQYLFQDDKPPLSWSQRLAILRDIASALCYLHTGASQVVLHRDIKASNVMLNGNLQAFLGDFGMARFDDRGANLSATAAVGTIGYMALELTSSGTSTRTDVYAFGAFMLEVTCGRRPFDPEMPVEKRHLVKWVVECWKRGSLVDTIDRRLGGKFIPGEVEMVLKLGLFCTRIVPDSRPSMEQVVQYLNRHQMLPDLSPDTPGIGVSTPVLMRVPSLAITSTSGISSASPPSVSSSPANNSMFISHTIMYGDGR, from the coding sequence ATGGCTCAAAGATTGCATCTTCTACTCTCTATAATCTTGTTTGTTAATTTGATTCGCTTTTCAAATCAACAAGACTTAAGTTTCGTCTACAACGGCTTTAACCAAGGCCAAGGCGGTCTTCTCCTTGACGGTCTTGCAAAAATCCAACTCCCAGGTGGACTGTTGCAGCTAACCGATGCCACGGCTCAGCAAAAGGGTCATGCTTTCTTCAACCGTCCGTTCGATTTTGGTTCAGCTTCTTCATCACAGTCTCTATCTTTCTGGACTCATTTCGTTTGCGCTTTAGTCCCTAAACCAGGAGCTGACGGTGGTCACGGGATTGCCTTTGTTCTATCCTCTTCAAAGGATCTCACACAAGCAGACCCGACTCAATACTTAGGACTCTTCAACATCTCAACTAATGGGTCTCCTTCTTCTCAGATTCTAGCTATCGAGCTCGACACCGTCGAAAGCGCAGAGTTTGACGACATCGACAAAAACCATGTCGGTATAGACGAAAACAATCTCCACTCTGTTGTGTCTGCTCCAGCATCTTATTATTCCGACAGAGAAGGAACGAACAAAAGCTTGACACTCTTGAGTGGAGATCCAATCCAGGTGTGGATTGACTACGAAGATACTCTACTCAATGTTACATTAGCTCCTCTAAGAAACCAGAAGCCAAGTAAGCCTCTTTTGTCAAGAAACATCAATCTCACATCAGTTTTCCCGGATCGAAAAGCATTTGTCGGGTTCTCTGCAGCAACTGGGTCACTGATCAGTTACCAGTACATCTTAGGATGGAGTTTCAGCACAAGCAGAGTTTCATTACAGAGCCTTGACTTCTCTAAACTTCCCACGGTCCCTCGTCCCAAGATACCGAAGAAAACATCTTCTCTGCTTATTATTCTACTGGTTATACTCGGACTCCTAGTAATGGCTGTTCTTGTAGGAGTTTGTGTGTACAAGAGAAAGAAGTATGCAGAAGTCAAAGAGCCATGGGAAAAGCCATACGGTCCACTTCGCTATACCTACAAGTCTTTATATAAAGCAACAGGAGGGTTTAAAAGAGATGGCCGTCTTGGAAAAGGAGGTTTTGGAGAAGTCTTTAAAGGAACTATGCCTCTTGTAGGAGATATAGCGGTTAAGAGACTATCACACGATGCTGAGCAAGGGATGAAACAGTTCGTTGCTGAAGTTGTGACGATGGGAAGTTTACAGCACAAGAACTTGGTTCCTCTTCTAGGGTATTGCAGGCGAAAAGGCGAGTTGTTGCTGGTCTCCAAGTACATGGAAGGAGGTAGCGTTGATCAATATTTGTTTCAAGATGATAAACCACCTCTTTCGTGGTCTCAAAGACTTGCGATTTTGAGAGATATTGCATCTGCGCTCTGTTACTTGCATACGGGAGCTAGTCAAGTTGTTTTGCACCGAGATATCAAAGCTTCTAATGTCATGCTAAATGGAAACTTACAAGCGTTTTTAGGAGATTTTGGGATGGCTAGGTTTGATGACCGCGGAGCTAACCTCTCAGCAACGGCAGCTGTTGGAACCATAGGTTACATGGCCCTCGAGCTAACATCATCAGGAACTTCAACTAGAACCGATGTGTATGCATTTGGTGCATTCATGCTTGAAGTAACGTGTGGGAGGAGACCATTTGATCCCGAGATGCCGGTTGAGAAGAGACATTTGGTCAAATGGGTTGTTGAATGCTGGAAAAGGGGCTCTTTAGTTGATACTATAGATAGAAGATTGGGAGGTAAATTCATACCCGGGGAGGTCGAAATGGTTCTGAAACTCGGCTTGTTCTGTACAAGAATTGTACCTGATTCACGACCATCAATGGAACAAGTGGTGCAATACCTAAACAGACACCAAATGTTGCCTGATTTATCTCCAGATACTCCCGGAATTGGAGTTTCCACGCCAGTGTTAATGAGAGTACCTTCCCTGGCAATTACTTCCACTTCAGGGATCTCATCAGCATCACCACCATCGGTTTCTTCTTCCCCTGCCAACAACTCAATGTTCATTTCTCACACAATCATGTATGGTGATGGAAGATGA